In Streptomyces sp. NBC_00433, a single genomic region encodes these proteins:
- a CDS encoding DUF6317 family protein, which produces MSADVKVVLADLASMTSTFYTQATAYAALHVDVSPPVADGGDPGLNDAIVSIVDAIEGLHSKLAGRIEDHADGLSYAHDSYQRGDIDVHGLFEDLMAGD; this is translated from the coding sequence ATGAGCGCGGACGTCAAGGTCGTCCTCGCCGACCTCGCGAGCATGACCAGCACCTTCTACACCCAGGCGACGGCCTACGCCGCCCTCCACGTCGACGTCTCCCCGCCCGTCGCCGACGGCGGCGACCCCGGCCTGAACGACGCCATCGTCTCGATCGTGGACGCCATCGAGGGCCTGCACTCCAAACTGGCCGGCCGCATCGAGGACCACGCCGACGGCCTCAGCTACGCGCACGACTCCTACCAGCGCGGCGACATCGACGTACACGGACTGTTCGAGGATCTGATGGCCGGTGACTGA
- a CDS encoding ABC transporter ATP-binding protein/permease: protein MTSATEQQLRDDPEEAGPAAAPPPPEPDAFDQDRLPAPRNAQAVLLRSLLGPHRRRVWLAAVLLLVQQAAVQAGPLLVAYAIDNAIPQVRDGRHTALIAVACGYLGCGLAAGALQRTFIRIAALISQDVLIELRARMFRHAQSLSLDFHERYTSGRLIARATSDVESIRELLTDGLEELIGVVLSGVYISVLLIFLDWRLGLITLVSYVPLFLAIRRFQGRSMIAYRRRSTAIAAVIVKFTETMNGIRPVKAFRREQPNDTSFEELNHRHYRANGDAILEMARYVVTSRLIANIAVAGIVVWGAYRVAGGGMALGVLAAFVLYLRRLYDPIDRLGMFLNSYQSAAASLEKIAGLLAQTPTVPMPEHPVALPPTAGGRPGREVVFDRVRFGYRTGGEVLPSFDLRLPAGQTLAVVGATGAGKSTLAKLLARFYDPTGGRVLLDGVRLSDLSPGDLRRGVVMVTQEAFLFSGTVADNIAIGRPDATRDEVEDAARAIGAHDFITALPDGYDTDVRKRGGRISAGQRQLVAFARALLADPGVLILDEATSSLDIPGERAVQYAMRTVLTGRTAVIIAHRLSTVAIADRVLVMRDGRIVEDGTPAELIAGDGHYAQLDAAWRDGLA from the coding sequence ATGACGTCCGCCACCGAGCAGCAGCTCAGGGACGACCCGGAAGAGGCCGGGCCGGCGGCGGCGCCCCCGCCGCCCGAGCCGGACGCCTTCGACCAGGACCGGCTGCCCGCGCCCAGGAACGCCCAGGCGGTGCTGCTGCGCTCGCTGCTCGGCCCGCACCGCCGCAGGGTCTGGCTGGCCGCGGTGCTGCTGCTGGTGCAGCAGGCCGCGGTGCAGGCCGGCCCGCTGCTGGTCGCGTACGCCATCGACAACGCGATCCCGCAGGTGCGCGACGGCCGGCACACCGCCCTGATCGCGGTGGCCTGCGGCTACCTGGGCTGCGGGCTCGCCGCCGGCGCCCTGCAGCGCACCTTCATCCGGATCGCCGCGCTGATCAGCCAGGACGTGCTGATCGAGCTGCGCGCCCGGATGTTCAGGCACGCCCAGTCGCTGAGCCTGGACTTCCACGAGCGCTACACCTCGGGCCGGCTGATCGCCCGCGCCACCTCCGACGTCGAGTCGATCAGGGAGCTGCTCACCGACGGCCTGGAGGAGCTGATCGGGGTGGTCCTCTCGGGGGTCTACATCTCGGTGCTGCTGATCTTCCTCGACTGGCGGCTCGGCCTGATCACCCTGGTGTCGTATGTGCCGCTGTTCCTGGCGATCCGCCGCTTCCAGGGCCGCTCGATGATCGCCTACCGCAGGCGCTCCACCGCCATCGCGGCGGTCATCGTCAAATTCACCGAGACGATGAACGGCATCCGCCCGGTCAAGGCCTTCCGCCGCGAGCAGCCCAACGACACGTCCTTCGAGGAGCTGAACCACCGGCACTACCGGGCGAACGGCGACGCGATCCTGGAGATGGCCCGCTATGTCGTCACCTCCCGGCTGATCGCCAACATCGCGGTGGCAGGCATCGTGGTGTGGGGCGCCTACCGGGTGGCGGGCGGCGGGATGGCGCTGGGGGTGCTCGCCGCTTTCGTGCTGTATCTGCGGCGGCTCTACGACCCGATCGACCGGCTGGGGATGTTCCTCAACTCCTACCAGTCCGCCGCGGCCTCGCTGGAGAAGATCGCCGGCCTGCTCGCCCAGACGCCGACCGTGCCGATGCCCGAGCACCCGGTCGCGCTGCCGCCGACCGCCGGCGGGCGGCCGGGCCGCGAGGTGGTCTTCGACCGGGTGCGGTTCGGCTACCGGACCGGCGGCGAGGTGCTGCCGTCCTTCGACCTGCGGCTGCCCGCCGGGCAGACCCTCGCGGTGGTCGGCGCGACCGGCGCGGGCAAGTCCACCCTGGCGAAGCTGCTGGCCAGGTTCTACGACCCGACCGGCGGCCGGGTGCTGCTCGACGGCGTGCGGCTGAGCGACCTGTCACCGGGCGACCTGCGCCGCGGGGTGGTCATGGTGACGCAGGAGGCCTTCCTCTTCTCCGGCACCGTCGCGGACAACATCGCCATCGGCCGCCCCGACGCCACCCGCGACGAGGTCGAGGACGCGGCCCGCGCGATCGGCGCGCACGACTTCATCACCGCGCTGCCCGACGGCTACGACACGGACGTCCGCAAGCGCGGCGGCCGCATCTCGGCCGGCCAGCGCCAGCTGGTCGCCTTCGCCCGCGCGCTGCTCGCCGACCCGGGGGTGCTGATCCTCGACGAGGCGACCTCGTCGCTGGACATCCCCGGCGAGCGCGCGGTCCAGTACGCGATGCGTACGGTGCTCACCGGCCGCACGGCGGTCATCATCGCCCACCGCCTGTCCACGGTCGCGATCGCCGACCGCGTGCTGGTGATGCGCGACGGCCGGATCGTGGAGGACGGCACCCCGGCCGAACTCATCGCGGGCGACGGCCACTACGCCCAGCTCGACGCCGCCTGGCGCGACGGCCTGGCCTGA
- a CDS encoding DEAD/DEAH box helicase, whose amino-acid sequence MSPVSPVTLFSQLPLDPALVAALEAHGVTEPFPIQAATLPDSLAGRDVLGRGRTGSGKTLAFGLPLLTRTKAAGRRAEAKRPLALVLVPTRELAGQVTEALEPYAKVLGLRITAVVGGASINRQSAALKAGAEVLVATPGRLADLIDRRACALDRVAVTVLDEADQMADMGFLPQVTKLLEQVRADGQRMLFSATLDRNVDKLVKRFLNAPVTHSVDPSAATVTTMEHHVLHVDEATKRAVTAEIAARKGGVIMFVGTKRGADRLTKHLLGQGVRAVALHGGKSQPQRNRALDQFRAGTADALVATNVAARGIHIEGLDLVVNVDPPTEAKDYLHRGGRTARAGESGTVVTLVLPEQRRENARLMAAAGIRPATARVRPGDPDLARITGARKPSGTPVAMPAAPESAAPAPAKPSSSAPRRRAGAPAGRRTGPGVAAGRGGATGRRARGESGTPRGRRAA is encoded by the coding sequence GTGTCACCTGTGTCGCCCGTCACGCTCTTCTCCCAGCTGCCGCTGGACCCGGCGCTCGTCGCCGCCCTCGAAGCCCACGGGGTGACCGAGCCGTTCCCGATCCAGGCCGCCACGCTGCCCGACTCGCTGGCCGGCCGCGACGTGCTGGGCCGCGGCAGGACCGGCTCGGGCAAGACGCTGGCGTTCGGGCTGCCGCTGCTGACCAGGACGAAGGCCGCCGGGCGGCGGGCCGAGGCCAAGCGGCCGCTGGCACTGGTGCTGGTGCCGACGCGCGAACTGGCCGGGCAGGTCACCGAGGCTCTCGAACCGTACGCCAAGGTGCTCGGGCTGCGGATCACCGCGGTCGTCGGCGGCGCGTCGATCAACCGGCAGAGCGCCGCGCTCAAGGCCGGCGCCGAGGTGCTGGTCGCCACCCCCGGGCGGCTCGCCGACCTCATCGACCGCCGCGCCTGCGCGCTGGACCGGGTCGCGGTGACCGTGCTGGACGAGGCCGACCAGATGGCCGACATGGGCTTCCTGCCGCAGGTCACCAAGCTGCTGGAGCAGGTACGCGCGGACGGCCAGCGGATGCTGTTCTCCGCGACGCTGGACCGCAACGTGGACAAGCTCGTCAAGCGCTTCCTCAACGCGCCCGTCACCCACTCGGTGGACCCCTCGGCGGCGACCGTCACCACGATGGAGCACCACGTGCTGCACGTCGACGAGGCCACGAAGCGGGCGGTCACCGCGGAGATCGCCGCCCGCAAGGGCGGCGTGATCATGTTCGTCGGCACCAAGCGGGGTGCCGACCGCCTCACCAAGCACCTGCTCGGCCAGGGCGTACGCGCGGTGGCGCTGCACGGCGGCAAGTCGCAGCCGCAGCGGAACCGGGCGCTCGACCAGTTCCGCGCCGGGACGGCCGACGCGCTGGTCGCCACGAACGTCGCCGCCCGCGGCATCCACATCGAGGGGCTCGACCTGGTCGTGAACGTCGACCCGCCGACCGAGGCGAAGGACTATCTGCACCGGGGCGGGCGCACCGCGCGTGCGGGCGAGTCCGGGACCGTCGTCACCCTCGTGCTGCCCGAGCAGCGGCGGGAGAACGCCCGCCTCATGGCTGCCGCCGGCATTCGCCCCGCCACCGCGCGGGTCCGGCCGGGCGATCCCGACCTCGCGCGGATCACCGGCGCGCGCAAGCCGTCCGGCACGCCGGTCGCCATGCCTGCGGCTCCCGAATCCGCGGCGCCCGCGCCCGCGAAGCCCTCGTCTTCCGCCCCGCGCCGCCGCGCCGGCGCCCCTGCCGGCCGCCGCACCGGCCCCGGAGTCGCCGCGGGCCGCGGCGGCGCCACCGGCCGCCGCGCCCGCGGCGAATCCGGCACCCCCCGCGGCCGCCGCGCCGCCTGA
- a CDS encoding cold-shock protein yields MATGTVKWFNSEKGFGFIEQDGGGSDVFAHYSNIQSQGYRELLEGQKVEFEVTQGQKGPQAENIRAL; encoded by the coding sequence ATGGCTACCGGAACCGTGAAGTGGTTCAACTCGGAAAAGGGCTTCGGCTTCATCGAGCAGGACGGCGGCGGCTCCGACGTCTTCGCCCACTACTCGAACATCCAGTCGCAGGGTTACCGCGAGCTGCTCGAAGGCCAGAAGGTCGAGTTCGAGGTCACCCAGGGCCAGAAGGGCCCGCAGGCGGAGAACATCCGGGCGCTCTGA
- a CDS encoding M4 family metallopeptidase, with protein MLAVTLPAGTAAAEPAAQTGSAAQAANTHAQPRPGALPASLNAAQQAALTTRAQSQAAATASSLHLGAQEKLVVKSVSQDTDGSTHTRYERTYQGLPVLGGDLIVHQSPLGATTGVDKATNASVAVASTTALKSADSAKSFALSRAKADGAKAPTVANSPRKVVWAASGTPVLAWESVIGGLQEDGTPNQLHVITDAGTGAKLFEYQGIETGVGNSEYSGQVSITTTLSGSTYQLTDNTRGGHKTYNLNHSTSGTGTLFTDADDTWGDGVGTTAQTAGVDAAYGAQETWDFYKNTFGRNGIANDGRAAYSRAHYGNSYVNAFWDDSCFCMTYGDGSGNAHPLTALDVAGHEMSHGVTSNTAGLNYSGESGGLNEATSDIFGTGVEFYSNTAADPGDYLIGEKIDINGDGTPLRYMDKPSKDGGSKDNWSSSLGGLDVHYSSGPANHFFYLLSEGSGAKVIGGVSYNSPTYDNLPVPGIGRDNALKLWYKSLTERFTSTTNYAAARTQSLLAAADLWGANSTTYNTVANTWAAIGVGSRVTAPSGVTVTNPGNQSTKVSTAVSLQIAASSTNSGALTYSATGLPSGLSIGASTGLISGTTSTTTGTSSVVVTVKDSTNATGTASFTWTVTSTTGGCTAGQLLTSPGFESGAAGWTYSSGVIDTSTDAPAHSGSAKAWLDGYGTTHTDTLSQSVTIPASCTSAALTFYLYVDSSETTTTTAYDKLTVAAGSTTVASYSNLNKGSGYVQRTVSLTPYIGKTVVLKFTGTEDSSLATSFLIDDTAVNVS; from the coding sequence ATGCTCGCCGTGACGCTGCCGGCCGGCACAGCGGCGGCAGAACCCGCCGCACAGACCGGCTCGGCGGCCCAGGCCGCGAACACCCACGCGCAGCCCAGGCCGGGCGCCCTGCCGGCCTCGCTGAACGCTGCGCAGCAGGCCGCCCTGACGACGCGGGCCCAGTCGCAGGCAGCGGCCACCGCGTCGTCGCTGCACCTCGGCGCCCAGGAGAAGCTGGTCGTCAAGTCGGTGTCCCAGGACACCGACGGCAGCACCCACACCCGCTACGAGCGTACGTACCAAGGACTGCCGGTGCTCGGCGGCGACCTGATCGTGCACCAGAGCCCCCTCGGCGCGACCACCGGTGTGGACAAGGCGACCAACGCCTCGGTCGCGGTGGCCTCCACGACGGCGCTCAAGAGCGCGGACTCGGCGAAGTCCTTCGCCCTGTCGCGCGCGAAGGCCGACGGCGCCAAGGCGCCGACGGTGGCCAACTCGCCGCGCAAGGTGGTCTGGGCGGCCTCCGGCACCCCGGTGCTCGCCTGGGAGTCGGTGATCGGCGGCCTCCAGGAGGACGGCACGCCCAACCAGCTGCACGTGATCACCGACGCGGGCACGGGCGCGAAGCTCTTCGAATACCAGGGCATCGAGACCGGCGTCGGCAACAGCGAGTACAGCGGCCAGGTGAGCATCACCACGACGCTGTCGGGCAGCACCTACCAGCTGACCGACAACACCCGCGGCGGCCACAAGACGTACAACCTGAACCACAGCACGTCGGGCACCGGCACGCTGTTCACCGACGCCGACGACACGTGGGGCGACGGCGTCGGCACGACCGCGCAGACCGCGGGCGTGGACGCCGCCTACGGCGCCCAGGAGACCTGGGACTTCTACAAGAACACCTTCGGGCGCAACGGCATCGCGAACGACGGCCGGGCGGCGTACTCCCGTGCGCACTACGGCAACTCGTACGTCAACGCCTTCTGGGACGACTCCTGCTTCTGCATGACCTACGGTGACGGCAGCGGCAACGCGCACCCGCTGACCGCGCTGGACGTCGCGGGCCACGAGATGAGCCACGGCGTCACCTCCAACACCGCGGGCCTGAACTACTCCGGCGAGTCCGGCGGCCTGAACGAGGCGACGTCCGACATCTTCGGCACCGGCGTGGAGTTCTACTCCAACACCGCCGCCGACCCGGGCGACTACCTCATCGGCGAGAAGATCGACATCAACGGTGACGGCACCCCGCTGCGCTACATGGACAAGCCCAGCAAGGACGGCGGCTCGAAGGACAACTGGTCCTCCAGCCTCGGCGGCCTGGACGTCCACTACTCCTCGGGCCCGGCCAACCACTTCTTCTACCTGCTCTCCGAGGGCAGCGGCGCCAAGGTCATCGGCGGGGTCAGCTACAACAGCCCGACCTACGACAACCTGCCGGTGCCGGGCATCGGCCGGGACAACGCGCTGAAGCTCTGGTACAAGTCGCTCACCGAGCGCTTCACCTCGACCACCAACTACGCGGCGGCCCGCACCCAGTCGCTGCTGGCGGCGGCCGACCTGTGGGGCGCCAACAGCACCACGTACAACACGGTGGCCAACACCTGGGCCGCGATCGGCGTCGGCAGCCGGGTCACCGCCCCGAGCGGCGTCACGGTGACCAACCCGGGCAACCAGTCCACCAAGGTCAGCACGGCGGTCAGCCTGCAGATCGCGGCCAGCAGCACCAACAGCGGCGCCCTGACCTACAGCGCGACCGGCCTGCCCTCCGGCCTGTCGATCGGCGCCTCGACCGGCCTGATCTCCGGCACCACCTCGACCACCACCGGTACGTCCAGCGTGGTCGTCACCGTGAAGGACTCCACCAACGCCACCGGGACGGCGTCCTTCACCTGGACGGTCACGTCCACGACCGGCGGCTGCACCGCGGGCCAGCTGCTGACCAGCCCCGGCTTCGAGAGCGGCGCGGCCGGCTGGACCTACTCCAGCGGCGTGATCGACACCAGCACCGACGCCCCGGCCCACTCCGGCTCGGCGAAGGCCTGGCTCGACGGCTACGGCACCACGCACACCGACACGCTGTCGCAGTCCGTCACCATCCCGGCCTCCTGCACCAGTGCCGCCCTCACCTTCTACCTGTACGTCGACAGCAGTGAGACCACCACCACGACCGCCTACGACAAGCTCACCGTCGCGGCCGGCAGCACCACGGTGGCCTCCTACTCCAACCTCAACAAGGGCTCCGGCTACGTCCAGCGGACCGTCAGCCTCACCCCGTACATCGGCAAGACCGTCGTCCTGAAGTTCACCGGCACCGAGGACTCCTCGCTGGCGACGTCCTTCCTGATCGACGACACCGCCGTCAACGTCAGCTGA
- a CDS encoding WXG100 family type VII secretion target, whose amino-acid sequence MTESWIGGDISGLQTMGSTLTGAKELLEGVVKPLTDGIETLVTDAGWKGEAAEEFRARWAEDAMAAGGFAELVKAAGDALTTLAQALSDADSALQNAADVATSKGVPVGPTGVPGLMTTAGTPSPADQKTLDDLHEYTGVHDEITHQAQAARIACAKTLNALYDAIDPDKPMSKGDKIVVADYLRGLWSAEVDGERKLGLESKKLLAEAETRHDQALAAMKDEEAKFRTAEADLPKAFRLRGQYERIGTQLDALHADVARSENTSFLPYDKALNYKLADALKTTRLVDGAPEFLRELPVLDIAASTTIGVLEAKEDHDKGWSWSHSLAVDVGAGLVGLGVGAAAAVALPEEVGAVAEAAVNGATVITASYLVDEAWHEHWSEDIHDHGVVAGIGDGTANVVKHTGTDLKDLGVSTAHSVGNAGKKVWHGLGLG is encoded by the coding sequence GTGACTGAGAGCTGGATAGGCGGGGACATCAGCGGTCTCCAGACGATGGGCAGCACCCTGACCGGGGCGAAGGAGCTGCTGGAAGGCGTCGTCAAGCCGCTCACCGACGGCATCGAGACGCTGGTCACCGACGCGGGCTGGAAGGGCGAGGCGGCCGAGGAATTCCGCGCCCGCTGGGCCGAGGACGCGATGGCCGCCGGCGGCTTCGCCGAACTGGTCAAGGCCGCGGGCGACGCGCTGACCACCCTCGCGCAGGCCCTCTCCGACGCCGACAGCGCCCTCCAGAACGCCGCCGACGTCGCCACCTCCAAGGGCGTCCCGGTCGGCCCGACCGGCGTCCCCGGCCTGATGACGACAGCCGGGACGCCCAGCCCCGCCGACCAGAAGACCCTCGACGACCTCCACGAATACACCGGCGTCCACGACGAGATCACCCACCAGGCCCAGGCCGCCCGCATCGCCTGCGCCAAGACGCTCAACGCGCTCTACGACGCGATCGACCCGGACAAGCCGATGAGCAAGGGCGACAAGATCGTCGTGGCCGACTACCTGCGCGGCCTGTGGTCAGCGGAGGTCGATGGGGAGCGCAAGCTCGGCCTGGAGTCCAAGAAGCTCCTCGCGGAGGCCGAGACCAGGCACGACCAGGCCCTCGCCGCGATGAAGGACGAGGAGGCCAAATTCCGCACCGCGGAAGCCGACCTCCCCAAGGCCTTCCGGCTCAGGGGGCAGTACGAACGCATCGGAACACAACTGGACGCGCTGCACGCGGACGTCGCGCGCTCGGAGAACACCAGCTTCCTCCCCTACGACAAGGCCCTCAACTACAAGCTCGCCGACGCGCTCAAGACCACCAGGCTCGTCGACGGCGCACCGGAATTCCTCCGCGAGCTGCCCGTCCTGGACATCGCCGCGTCCACGACCATCGGCGTACTGGAGGCGAAGGAGGACCACGACAAGGGCTGGTCCTGGTCCCACTCGCTGGCCGTCGACGTGGGCGCGGGCCTGGTCGGGCTGGGAGTCGGGGCGGCGGCCGCGGTGGCCCTGCCCGAGGAGGTCGGAGCGGTCGCCGAGGCCGCGGTCAACGGCGCCACCGTCATCACGGCGAGCTACCTCGTGGACGAGGCCTGGCACGAGCACTGGAGCGAGGACATCCACGACCACGGGGTGGTGGCGGGCATCGGCGACGGAACCGCGAACGTCGTCAAGCACACCGGCACCGACCTCAAGGACCTGGGCGTCAGCACCGCGCACAGCGTGGGGAACGCGGGAAAGAAGGTCTGGCATGGGCTCGGACTCGGATGA
- the glgP gene encoding alpha-glucan family phosphorylase produces MKAIRRFTVRTVLPEPLRPLGGLAQNLRWSWHQETRDLFQSVDPEGWRAAQGDPVRLLGTVGKDRLAALAGDRRFLRRLAAAAEDLADYTSGPRWYQEQTDLPAAIAYFSPEFGITFALPQYSGGLGILAGDHLKAASDLGVPLIGVGLLYRHGYFRQTLSREGWQQEQYPVLDPNSLPLTPLREADGTPARISLVLPGGRSLHARIWKAQVGRVPLLLLDSDVEGNQVAERDVTDRLYGGGSEHRLLQEMLLGIGGVRAVRAYCRITGHPEPEVFHTNEGHAGFLGLERIRELSLEGLDFDAALEAVRAGTVFTTHTPVPAGIDRFDRELVARHLGDGGELSGVDTGRILELGMETHRGGDPNLFNMAVMGLRLAQRANGVSTLHGAVSREMFAGLWPGFDPEDIPITSITNGVHAPTWVAPEVLRLGARQIGQQGAEDALMVGGTDRWKDIGGIPDTAVWELRRELREQLVEDVRLRLRASWRQRGAGEAELGWTDHVLDPDILTIGFARRVPSYKRLTLMLRDQDRLMDLLLHPERPIQIVVAGKAHPADDGGKRLVQELVRFTDDPRVRHRIVFLPDYDMRMARRLYPGCDVWLNNPLRPLEACGTSGMKAALNGCLNLSVLDGWWDEWFDGDNGWAIPTADGITDEDRRDELEAAALYNLLENQVAPRFYDHGSHGLPQRWIEMVRHTLTTLGPKVLAGRMVRDYVTRLYAPAARSHRAIQGPAAVELAEWKGRLRRQWPQVSVDHVETDSVEGTPELGSTLTLRTQVSLGGLDPADVDVQLLSGRVDAADRLANATVQSLKPTGRADISGRHFYEGPLTLDRTGSFGYTVRVLPAHPLLATPAELGLVAVPPETEGMTAGILR; encoded by the coding sequence AGCGTCGATCCTGAGGGCTGGCGGGCAGCCCAGGGCGACCCCGTACGCCTGCTCGGCACCGTCGGCAAGGACCGGCTCGCCGCGCTCGCCGGCGACCGGCGCTTCCTGCGCCGGCTGGCCGCCGCCGCAGAAGACCTCGCCGACTACACCAGCGGCCCCCGCTGGTATCAGGAACAGACCGACCTGCCCGCCGCCATCGCCTACTTCTCACCCGAGTTCGGCATCACCTTCGCCCTCCCGCAGTACTCCGGCGGCCTCGGCATCCTCGCCGGGGACCACCTCAAGGCCGCCAGCGACCTCGGCGTACCGCTGATCGGCGTCGGCCTGCTCTACCGGCACGGCTACTTCCGCCAGACCCTCTCCCGCGAGGGCTGGCAGCAGGAGCAGTACCCGGTGCTCGACCCCAACTCCCTGCCCCTCACCCCGCTGCGCGAGGCCGACGGCACCCCCGCCCGGATAAGCCTCGTCCTGCCCGGCGGCCGCTCACTGCACGCCCGGATCTGGAAGGCCCAGGTCGGCCGGGTGCCGCTGCTGCTGCTCGACTCCGACGTCGAGGGCAACCAGGTCGCAGAGCGGGACGTCACCGACCGGCTCTACGGCGGCGGCAGCGAGCACCGGCTGCTCCAGGAGATGCTGCTCGGCATCGGCGGCGTCCGCGCGGTCCGCGCCTACTGCCGGATCACCGGCCACCCGGAACCCGAGGTCTTCCACACCAACGAGGGCCACGCCGGCTTCCTCGGCCTGGAGCGCATCCGCGAGCTGTCGCTGGAGGGCCTGGACTTCGACGCGGCGCTCGAAGCGGTCAGGGCCGGCACCGTCTTCACCACCCACACCCCCGTGCCCGCCGGCATCGACCGCTTCGACCGCGAACTGGTCGCCCGGCACCTCGGCGACGGCGGCGAGCTGTCCGGCGTCGACACCGGGCGCATCCTCGAACTCGGCATGGAGACCCACCGCGGCGGCGACCCCAACCTGTTCAACATGGCCGTCATGGGCCTGCGCCTCGCCCAGCGCGCCAACGGGGTGTCCACCCTGCACGGCGCCGTCAGCCGGGAGATGTTCGCCGGCCTGTGGCCCGGCTTCGACCCCGAGGACATCCCCATCACGTCCATCACCAACGGGGTGCACGCCCCCACCTGGGTCGCCCCCGAGGTGCTGCGCCTCGGCGCCCGGCAGATCGGCCAGCAGGGCGCGGAGGACGCCCTGATGGTCGGCGGCACCGACCGCTGGAAGGACATCGGCGGCATCCCCGACACCGCGGTCTGGGAGCTGCGCCGCGAGCTGCGCGAACAGCTCGTCGAGGACGTACGGCTGCGGCTGCGCGCCTCCTGGCGGCAGCGCGGCGCCGGCGAGGCGGAACTGGGCTGGACCGACCACGTGCTCGACCCCGACATCCTCACCATCGGCTTCGCCCGCCGGGTCCCCTCCTACAAGCGGCTCACCCTGATGCTGCGCGACCAGGACCGGCTGATGGACCTGCTGCTGCACCCCGAGCGGCCGATCCAGATCGTCGTCGCGGGCAAGGCCCACCCGGCCGACGACGGCGGCAAGCGCCTGGTGCAGGAACTGGTCCGCTTCACCGACGACCCCCGGGTACGCCACCGCATCGTCTTCCTGCCCGACTACGACATGCGGATGGCCCGCCGGCTCTACCCCGGCTGCGACGTCTGGCTCAACAACCCGCTGCGCCCCCTGGAGGCCTGCGGCACCTCGGGCATGAAGGCCGCGCTCAACGGCTGCCTCAACCTGTCGGTGCTCGACGGCTGGTGGGACGAGTGGTTCGACGGCGACAACGGCTGGGCGATCCCCACCGCCGACGGCATCACCGACGAGGACCGGCGCGACGAGCTGGAAGCCGCCGCGCTCTACAACCTGCTGGAGAACCAGGTCGCGCCGCGCTTCTACGACCACGGCTCGCACGGACTGCCGCAGCGCTGGATCGAGATGGTCCGCCACACCCTGACCACGCTCGGCCCCAAGGTCCTGGCCGGCCGGATGGTCCGCGACTACGTCACCCGGCTGTACGCCCCCGCGGCGCGCTCGCACCGGGCCATACAGGGTCCCGCCGCGGTCGAACTGGCCGAGTGGAAGGGCCGGCTGCGCCGCCAGTGGCCGCAGGTGTCCGTGGACCACGTGGAGACCGACTCCGTCGAGGGCACCCCGGAACTGGGCTCCACCCTCACCCTGCGCACCCAGGTCAGCCTGGGCGGCCTCGACCCCGCCGACGTCGACGTCCAGCTCCTCTCGGGCCGCGTCGACGCCGCGGACCGCCTCGCGAACGCGACGGTCCAGTCCCTCAAACCGACCGGCCGGGCCGACATCTCGGGCCGCCACTTCTACGAGGGCCCCCTCACCCTCGACCGCACCGGCTCCTTCGGCTACACCGTCCGCGTCCTCCCGGCCCACCCCCTCCTGGCCACCCCGGCCGAACTGGGCCTGGTGGCTGTCCCGCCGGAAACCGAGGGCATGACGGCGGGCATCCTCCGCTGA